From one Neovison vison isolate M4711 chromosome 1, ASM_NN_V1, whole genome shotgun sequence genomic stretch:
- the HINT1 gene encoding histidine triad nucleotide-binding protein 1 — protein sequence MADEIAKAQAARPGGDTIFGKIIRKEIPAKIIFEDDQCLAFHDISPQAPTHFLVIPKKHISQISVAEDDDESLLGHLMIVGKKCAADLGLKKGYRMVVNEGSDGGQSVYHVHLHVLGGRQMNWPPG from the exons ATGGCAGATGAGATCGCCAAGGCTCAGGCCGCGCGGCCTGGTGGCGACACAATCTTCGGGAAGATCATTCGCAAGGAAATCCCAGCCAAAATCATTTTTGAGGATGACCAG TGTCTTGCTTTCCATGACATTTCCCCTCAAGCACCAACTCATTTTCTGGTGATACCCAAGAAACATATATCCCAGATTTCTGTAGCAGAAGATGATGATGAAAGT cttcttGGACATTTAATGATTGTTGGCAAGAAATGTGCTGCTGATTTGGGCCTGAAGAAGGGTTATCGAATGGTGGTGAATGAAGGTTCAGATGGGGGACAGTCTGTCTATCATGTTCATCTCCATGTTCTTGGAGGTCGGCAGATGAATTGGCCTCCTGGTTAA